Proteins co-encoded in one Garra rufa chromosome 21, GarRuf1.0, whole genome shotgun sequence genomic window:
- the LOC141296135 gene encoding putative E3 ubiquitin-protein ligase UBR7 → MMDQCSVEELYEAFAVLAGSDPDHCSYPKGYMKRQAVFACNTCVQADMEPAGVCLACANACHDGHDICELYTKRNFRCDCGNEKFHGFKCKLHTDKEGQNKKNPYNHNFFGRYCSCDRPYPDDGDQVNEEMIQCIVCEDWFHEKHLEGPAVDCDALMEMICVGCMNRAPFLWTYAAHFAVSPLNKQSLCKEQTNADMMTEEKGKCLHTSGQDTPSTSSYCQQEETTAGATGHTSSPDSAPMCLAQQPSKVTECILNDLKAKDAAGARAGAVFWPYFWRAKLCTCTDCKRMYVEAGVPFLLDESDTLLAYEEKAKAESLTSEELLLSCLTSLNHVQQLEIIYQYNDLKHELREFLQQSENQRKDVTPEALREFLEELQTRKKRRLN, encoded by the exons atgATGGATCAGTGTTCAGTAGAGGAGCTGTATGAGGCGTTCGCTGTGCTGGCTGGAAGTGACCCCGATCACTGCTCTTATCCAAAg GGTTACATGAAGAGGCAGGCTGTGTTTGCGTGTAACACGTGTGTTCAGGCTGACATGGAGCCGGCCGGCGTGTGTCTGGCGTGTGCGAACGCGTGTCATGATGGACATGACATCTGTGAACTTTACACCAAAAG GAATTTTCGTTGTGATTGTGGCAATGAGAAATTTCATGGCTTCAAATGCAAACTTCACACT GACAAAGAAGGACAAAATAAAAAGAACCCATACAATCACAACTTCTTTGGACGCTACTGTTCGTGTGACAGACCGTATCCGGATGACGGCGATCAG GTTAATGAAGAGATGATCCAGTGTATCGTGTGTGAAGACTGGTTCCATGAGAAG CATCTGGAGGGTCCGGCGGTGGACTGTGACGCGCTGATGGAGATGATCTGCGTTGGCTGTATGAATCGAGCGCCGTTCCTCTGGACGTATGCGGCTCATTTTGCGG TTTCTCCTTTGAATAAACAAAGCCTTTGTAAAGAGCAAACGAATGCTGATATGATGACAGAAGAAAAGGGAAAATGTTTACACACAAGTGGCCAAGATACGCCGTCAACGAGTTCATACTGTCAGCAGGAAGAAACG ACTGCTGGAGCCACAGGCCATACGTCCAGCCCTGATTCAGCACCGATGTGTTTGGCTCAACAGCCCTCCAAAGTTACcgaatgcattttaaatgatctCAAGGCCAAAGACGCGGCGGGTGCGAGGGCCGGTGCTGTGTTTTGGCCTTATTTCTGGAGAGCAAAACTTTGCACATGCACCGACTGCAAG AGAATGTATGTAGAGGCAGGTGTTCCTTTCTTGCTGGATGAGTCGGACACACTGCTCGCATATGAAGAGAAAGCCAAAGCTGAATCCCTGACGAGTGAAGAGCTGCTGCTGTCCTGCCTGACCTCACTGAACCACGTCCAGCAGCTCGAGATCATTTACC AGTACAATGACTTAAAACATGAGCTGCGTGAGTTTCTTCAACAGTCTGAGAACCAGAGAAAG GACGTCACTCCTGAGGCTCTCCGTGAGTTTTTGGAGGAACTACAAACAAGAAAGAAGAGAAGGTTGAACTGA